Proteins encoded in a region of the Zea mays cultivar B73 chromosome 4, Zm-B73-REFERENCE-NAM-5.0, whole genome shotgun sequence genome:
- the LOC103654357 gene encoding bZIP transcription factor 16: MSDDSDRQRQCSRGVTVDVELDAAMALADMAGVGPPGGDQNPPVQLAPPTTTTTQEDEEELASTRLSLELGKVGIQASPCSSSSSAGGGPHAHHLQASYQQPAAASPATCYGPRPRNALTEAEKEAKRLRRVLANRESARQTILRRQAIRDELARKVADLSSQNENMKKEKDVVMQEYLSLKEANKQLKEQAHRFPPCCLGFLLVL, translated from the exons ATGTCTGACGATAGCGACAGGCAGCGGCAATGCAGCCGGGGCGTCACCGTCGACGTCGAGCTCGACGCCGCCATGGCGCTCGCCGACATGGCCGGGGTCGGGCCGCCCGGCGGAGATCAGAACCCGCCGGTGCAGCTCGCCcctcctactactactactactcag GAGGACGAGGAGGAGCTGGCGAGCACGCGGCTGAGCCTGGAGCTGGGAAAGGTGGGCATCCAGGCCTCCCCGTGCTCCAGCAGCTCAAGCGCCGGCGGCGGACCGCATGCGCACCACCTGCAGGCGTCGTACCAGCAGCCCGCCGCGGCGTCGCCGGCGACTTGCTACGGGCCCCGGCCCCGGAACGCGCTCACCGAG GCCGAGAAGGAGGCGAAGCGGCTGCGGCGCGTGCTGGCCAACCGGGAGTCCGCCCGCCAGACCATCCTCCGCCGCCAGGCCATCCGCGACGAGCTGGCCAGGAAGGTCGCCGACCTCTCGTCGCAGAACGAGAACATGAAGAAG GAGAAGGACGTGGTGATGCAGGAGTACCTGTCgctcaaggaggccaacaagcagCTCAAAGAACAGGCACATCGCTTTCCTCCCTGCTGCCTTGGGTTTCTTCTGGTGCTCTGA
- the LOC111591344 gene encoding atherin-like, protein MPTLAGRDWDESSAHVARFFRPVRFGSLTGLGATLTTYGRGCLFNSSQVARTTAKKAPAGSLAAAASPPATPPRPGFLYSAAPPPVPYVWGSWPPSAAAAAGYEQHGSPPPPPLCLQPCAWYYPVVATDPRGSPSSAYPQQQQQPAVAFQDPRGATAEPAGSPAGGGATAAEEDTDDDPCSLTLGLDVDNRSAPVSILAGSGRAAAQQADRDKAATAAEARKRRKELTKLKHMHAASAAAAPRPGGEQW, encoded by the exons ATGCCGACGCTGGCCGGACGGGATTGGGATGAGTCGTCCGCGCACGTTGCCCGTTTCTTCCGTCCGGTGCGGTTCGGTTCG CTAACTGGTCTTGGCGCAACGCTGACAACGTACGGACGGGGGTGCTTGTTCAATTCTTCGCAGGTGGCGAGGACGACGGCCAAGAAGGCGCCGGCGGGATccctggcggcggcggcgtccccgccggcgacgccgccgcggccggggttCCTGTACAGCGCGGCGCCGCCGCCGGTGCCCTACGTCTGGGGCTCCTggccgccgagcgccgccgccgccgcagggtACGAGCAGCACGgcagcccgccgccgccgccactctGCCTGCAGCCCTGCGCGTGGTACTACCCGGTCGTGGCGACGGACCCGCGCGGGTCGCCGTCGTCCgcgtacccgcagcagcagcagcagccggcggtGGCGTTCCAGGACCCGCGCGGCGCGACGGCAGAGCCCGCGGGTAGCCCGGCCGGTGGCGGCGCGACGGCGGCGGAGGAGGACACCGACGACGACCCCTGCTCGCTCACGCTCGGCCTCGACGTCGACAACCGGAGCGCGCCCGTCAGCATCCTCGCGGGCTCCGGCCGCGCGGCAGCGCAGCAGGCCGACAGGGACAAGGCGGCCACGGCGGCGGAGGCGAGGAAGCGGAGGAAGGAGCTCACCAAGCTCAAGCACATGCacgccgcctccgccgccgctgccccccgCCCCGGTGGCGAGCAGTGGTAG
- the LOC100191586 gene encoding mRNA-decapping enzyme-like protein-like yields MPPPPQLNGGKVTPNLAMDAAATRLLNLTVLQRLDPAVEDILITAAHVTLYDFNIDLNQWSRKDVEGSLFVVKRNSQPRFQFIVMNRRNTDNLVEDLLSDFEYELQPPYLLYRNASQEVNGIWFYNQHDCEAVASLFGRILNAYAKVPPKPKVPSTKSEFEELEAVPTSAAIDGPLEPPLGSTAVVLDTPDEPLINYFSVASSIGSESNAPLSGRVQLATESIPSSHVLLIIPSAAPAHQLPPSVASSAPPLPIHDTNAHTSRSTNLVTPDFFAPPPSSSTPLAPPGASVIPTAPPLHPTSASVQRSQYGAPLLQPFPPPTPPPSLTPAHSERPVVTRDRVKDALQRLVQSDEFIDLVYRELQKSLV; encoded by the exons atgccgccgccgccgcagttgAACGGGGGCAAGGTGACCCCGAACCTGGCGATGGATGCGGCGGCCACTCGTCTGCTCAACCTCACGGTGCTCCAGCGCCTGGACCCAGCCGTCGAGGACATCCTCATCACCGCCGCACACGTCACGCTATACGACTTCAACATCGATCTCAACCAGTGG AGCCGGAAGGACGTCGAGGGGTCGCTGTTCGTCGTCAAGAG GAACTCGCAGCCCAGATTCCAGTTCATTGTCATGAACAGGCGCAACACTG ATAATCTGGTGGAGGATCTCTTAAGTGATTTTGAATACGAACTTCAACCTCCATATTTGTTGTACCGGAATGCTTCACAAGAAGTAAATGGAATTTGGTTTTACAATCAACATGACTGTGAAGCTGTTGCAAGTCTATTTGGAAG GATACTGAACGCATACGCCAAAGTACCTCCAAAACCGAAAGTGCCTTCCACAAAAAG TGAATTCGAGGAACTAGAAGCTGTTCCTACATCTGCTGCCATAGATGGCCCCCTTGAACCTCCGCTAGGATCCACTGCTGTAGTCCTTGATACCCCCGACGAACCATTGATCAACTACTTCAGT GTTGCTAGCAGCATTGGAAGCGAATCAAACGCGCCACTGTCTGGAAGAGTGCAGCTGGCTACTGAGAGCATCCCATCCTCCCATGTGCTGCTGATCATTCCATCTGCTGCTCCAGCACATCAGCTACCCCCTTCAGTAGCTTCATCAGCTCCACCATTGCCCATCCACGACACTAATGCCCACACTAGCCGGTCAACAAATCTTGTAACGCCAGATTTCTTTGCGCCTCCACCATCCTCTTCTACTCCACTGGCTCCACCGGGCGCATCCGTGATTCCTACTGCCCCGCCTCTTCACCCTACTTCGGCATCTGTTCAGCGCTCTCAATATGGCGCCCCACTGCTCCAGCCTTTTCCACCGCCCACTCCACCTCCTTCCCTTACCCCCGCACACAGTGAGAGACCTGTTGTTACAAGGGATAGAGTCAAGGATGCTCTACAGAGACTTGTTCAG